In the genome of Cryptomeria japonica chromosome 8, Sugi_1.0, whole genome shotgun sequence, one region contains:
- the LOC131054666 gene encoding F-box/FBD/LRR-repeat protein At5g56420 — protein MEIKIDRLSDLPDNLLCCNILSRLSLKDAIRTSLLSHRWKSLWRNIPHIDFSQSFFDSLIRLTCRLAETAEMKSSVKYIENVMNNILSLHSTSLESVRFDLSFQGGQNRLGGKILNNVSIEQCIKGAAVKGAKRVSLYYRGMCRRQVPSSLFACELLRVLEMEGFWITEIPSDFRGFLFLKACSLLDVGDLTDARLQQLIALCPHLEKLVIKRCAGLFNLRICAPNLSYLNLGTSSIENFTADCPQLVELKIKDCFMLCKFELNSSPFMQEMEPSDISSLKEIPASKSLKKLSLRIGLDTPFGVLISTFPDLEELKITDILIQDMVAGEVVSDTAFPKLKKVDVRISSDIWGQKEVGLLDFLLSNAPKLNSMALRHAPVGTTLFTDPEFMSQFMSQI, from the exons ATGGAGATTAAGATTGATAGGTTGAGTGACTTGCCTGACAATTTATTGTGCTGCAATATTCTTTCTCGTCTCTCACTGAAAGATGCCATTCGCACTTCTCTTCTGTCTCACAGATGGAAATCCCTCTGGAGAAACATTCCCCACATCGATTTTTCTCAGTCTTTTTTCGATTCACTCATAAGGCTTACATGCCGCCTTGCAGAAACGGCAGAAATGAAATCCTCTGTTAAGTACATAGAAAATGTGATGAACAATATCCTTTCGCTTCACTCTACCTCTCTTGAGAGTGTGCGGTTTGATCTTTCCTTCCAGGGAGGGCAGAATCGATTAGGGGGAAAAATACTCAACAATGTGAGCATTGAGCAATGCATAAAAGGGGCAGCTGTGAAGGGAGCGAAAAGAGTTTCTCTTTATTACAGGGGAATGTGCAGAAGGCAAGTGCCATCTTCTCTTTTTGCCTGTGAGCTTTTAAGGGTTTTGGAAATGGAGGGTTTCTGGATTACAGAAATACCCAGTGATTTTAGAGGTTTCCTGTTTTTAAAGGCTTGTTCTCTTTTGGATGTTGGTGATTTGACTGATGCGAGACTGCAGCAGCTCATAGCATTGTGCCCACATCTTGAGAAGTTGGTGATCAAGCGCTGTGCTGGCTTGTTTAATTTGCGAATCTGCGCACCCAATCTCAGTTACTTGAACTTAGGAACTTCTTCTATAGAAAACTTTACAGCAGATTGTCCCCAGTTGGTTGAGCTCAAAATAAAGGATTGTTTCATGTTGTGTAAATTTGAGCTTAATTCCTCCCCTTTTATGCAAGAAATGGAGCCATCAGATATTTCATCACTTAAAGAGATTCCGGCTTCGAAATCCCTGAAAAAATTATCCCTTCGAATAGGATTAGATACTCCATTTGGAGTACTCATCAGCACATTTCCAGACCTTGAAGAGCTGAAAATCACAGACATTCTCATCCAG GACATGGTAGCAGGGGAAGTTGTATCAGACACGGCATTCCCAAAACTGAAGAAAGTAGATGTACGTATTTCATCAGACATATGGGGTCAGAAGGAAGTAGGTTTGTTGGATTTCCTTCTTAGCAATGCTCCCAAGTTAAATTCCATGGCTCTCCGTCACGCTCCAGTTGGAACAACATTATTTACTGATCCAGAGTTCATGAGTCAGTTTATGAGTCAGATTTAG